The Spiroplasma citri genomic sequence AATTCTGAATCATAATAACGTATATCCAATTACACTATATAATATATTATTTTATTTTCAACAAGATAATGCACTTTAAAAATTAAAAAATAACTTTTTTGAACTTGTAAAAAACTATGTTTATTTAAACAATAAAAAAATAGTTTTAAATAAAACTAGTTTTAGTCTAACATTTTTTCAATCATAATTACTTCATTTTATTTTTTCTTGTAATGTTGCAATAATTTGATAAAATGGCTGTTTTGTTAAAATTGATGCCATTTTATCAGAAGATGCCAAAATTTTTGAACCTGGTTTTGCGCGAAAAACAATTTCTTTTTTATCTGTATTATATGGCTTGTCAACTAAAAGCTCATCATATCAAAGGTCTTTATACTGTTCTGCAAAAAATTGTCCCAACAGTTGTTTAACAACAGCATAGCGAATGTCATTTAAATTATTTCCAGTATATGTTTCATTTAGTGTAACTTTAATTTGTTCCATATTTTTTGGTTTTTCATTGTTATAATTTAAATATTTACGGTGATCTAAAATAACATGAAATTTAAAAGTAACATTAGAATCATTAAAAATATTGGGTACACTACCACTTAAGTAAAAAGTACCATTTAATTGATCATCAATATTAATATCTAAAATCCCACCTTGCATAAAGGCTTGCATAATAGCTTGACTATAAAAAGCAGAAAAACGATTAGGATCACCACTAAATTCCATTAGAGCTGCCGCTATAATTAATGTACTTCCTGTTGGGTCTTTCTTTCAATTATTATAAATATCACTAGCTAAATAAACATTCCCTAAATTAACAACTGGATACACTTGGTCAAACGTAACAGCTTCTGAGATAATTTCTAATTCACCAGTAAAATTACCTCCTTCTTTCGCAATAATTTTATAATTATTATCTTCCACAATAACTTCAACATCATCACTTGTAAAATTTGTGCCATTTAAAACATTCATCACTGCTAAAACACGAGCAGGATCTGCTGGTTTATCAACTGCTTCTTCTGAATATGGTAATGAAATCAAAGTAATAATTTTTGTTAAATCATTTGTTGTTCAATCCAAATTAATTTTTTTTTGCTAAAAATGGTTGATTCGAAACATATGGCATTGAGCGAATTGTTGCTGTTTTCATTCCTGGATCAAGATCAACAGCAAAGTTATCTGGATTATAATTTAACTTTTGAATAGCTGCTTTGATACTAGCAACATTTGGAATGACATGATAATTGGTTTTCTTTGCAATATCAGCAACATTAGTGCAACTAACAACTGAAGTAATAGAAGCCGAAGTAAATGTTAGTGATGCTAAAATCATCATTAATTTTTTCATACTTAAAAACTCCTTTAATCACAAAAATAAATTATTCATAAATATTATTTTTAAAAATATTTATTATAAACCAAATAAGGGTGGACAATTTTCCTTTTTAAACTGAATTAATAATTTTGTTTTTCGTAATTGTGCTTTTAAAAATGTTCGACAAATTAGTGATTTAATAATCACTACAATATTCATTTGTTGGAGAAATCGAATCATTGCGGCAAATAGATCAACTGTAAAATTATTTATAAATAATTCATTATAAATTTCCGTATTAGTTCAAATAACAAAACAAGTAATTTTTTTAAGATAAAACCCATAAATAACAACTAAAGCAATTGTTAATAGCAATGATAAACCAATAATAAGATAAAAAATGTAAAATAAATTTAATAAAATTAAATATGGAATTCGTGCTAAATGTTGATTTTGAACTAAAACAATATAGCGTTGAAAATTATAAGCTAATGTTATTGTTAATAAAATTAAATTTAATAGTCATGTTAAAAGAACAAATCAATTATTTTTAAGCAATAATTTATAATGGTCAAATGATTGTTGATAAAAACGAAAATTAATTAAAATTTGCGTTAAAATTCCTACCACAAAAATAGAAACAAAGGAAATTAACACTACATAAGCTAAATTAAAAAGAACATTATCAAAAACAAAATTATTTACTGGATAAATAATTCCAATTCCTCAAAATAAAAAAACATAAAATAATAATGCTAATAAAAAGAAACTAAGAAACTTATGATAAAAATTATTATATTTTAGATTCATTGTTATCACCTTTTATTAATTATATCACTTTTTATTAATAAAAAATTGCTAACAATAGCAATTAATCATCTAACTTTAAAACAGCCATAAAAGCTTCTTGAGGTACTTCAACAGAACCAATTGCTTTCATTCGTTTTTTTCCTTCTTTTTGTTTTTCTAACAATTTCTTTTTCCGGGTAATATCGCCACCATAACATTTTGCTAATACATTTTTACGCATAGCTTTAATATCTTCTCGCGCAATAACTTTATGATTAATGGCTGCTTGAATTGGAACTTCAAAATTTTGACGGAGAATAATTTCTTTTAACTTTGCACAGAGAGCTTTACCACGACCATAAGCAAAATCACGGTGAACAATAATTGATAAAGCATCAATAATTTCATTGTTTAGTAAAATATCCATTTTAACTAATTTATTAGGACGATAACCAATAAAATCATAATCTAACGAAGCATAACCTTTACTAATTGATTTTAACCGATCAAAAAAAACAAAAACAATTTCATTTAATGGCATCTCATAAGTCAAAATTCGTCGCGTATCATCAATATACTCTAAATTAACATATGTCCCACGTTTATTTTGACATAATTCCATTAATGAACCAATATATTGTTTGGGGGTCATAATTGTTGCTTTGACAAATGGTTCTTCAATGCGATCAATTTTTTGCACAGCGGGTAATTCACTTGGATTATCAATGCTAATCATTTCCTTATTTGTTAAATAAACATGATAAATTACCGATGGTGCAGTTGCAATTAACTCTAAATTATATTCTCGTTCTAATCGTTCTTGGATTACATCCATATGTAATAATCCTAAAAAGCCACAACGAAAACCAAAACCTAATGCTTGCGATGTCTCTGGCTCATAAACAAGGGAAGCATCCGATAACTGAATTTTTTCCAAGGCTTCTTTTAAATCTTTATATTTAGCAGAATCAATTGGGTATAGGCCACAAAACACCATTGGGTTCATTTTTTTATATCCTGGCAATGGCTGTTGCGCTGGATTAGCAACAGTTGTAATCGTATCACCAACCCGAACATCACGCACCATTTTAATACTTGCTGCTAATCACCCTACTTCACCGGCTCCTAATTGGTTTTTTTTAACTTCTTTTGGGGTTTTAACTCCTAATTCGGTAACTTCATAAACAGCACCGGTATTCATTAATTTAATTTTTTCACCAACGCGAACAATTCCTTGATTAACTCGAATTGAGACCATTACGCCTCGGTATTTATCATAATATGAATCAAAAATTAATGCTTGCAACGGATTATTATCATCGCCGTCTAATGGGGCAGGAATATCCTTGACAATTGCTTCTAATACCTGTTCAATATTTAATCCTGTTTTAGCACTAATTAATGGTGCATTTGTTGTTGGGATTCCAATTAAATTTTCAATTTCTTCTTTAACGCGGTCTGGGTCAGCTGATGGTAAATCAATTTTATTAATAACGGGAATAATTGCTAAATTATTATCAATTGCTAAATAAACATTAGCTAATGTTTGAGCTTCAATTCCTTGTGCTGCATCAACAACTAAAATTGCTCCTTCACAAGCTGCTAAACTACGTGATACTTCATAAGTAAAATCAACATGTCCTGGAGTATCAATTAAATGAAAAATATACTCTTGTTGATCTTGAGCCCGATACTTTAACTGAACAGAATTTAATTTAATTGTTATTCCTCGTTCACGTTCTAAATCCATTGAATCCAATAATTGTTCTTGCATTTCTCGTTTTTCAACTGTTCCTGTTAACTCTAAAATCCGGTCTGCTAAGGTTGACTTTCCATGGTCAATATGAGCAATAATTGAAAAATTACGAATTAATTTTTTCTCCATTTAAAATTGAAACCCTTTCTATCAGCAGTTATACTTCTTATATCATTATACATAATTTTAGTAAAATAACCTGAAATAGCTGGTTTTAATAATAAATAATTACAGCCAAATTGAATTTTTAAAATAAATACGATATAATATAAAGTACAATTTAAAAAATGAAACTATGGAACAATTATTTTAAAAATTTTATTAGCATTTTTTTATATCACGGAATGGGGAATACTTGTGAATACTAACTTTACAGAATATTATAATCAGTTAATGGCTGAAGTAGCTTTAATTACGAATGTTGAAAAAATTTCTGATACAAAAAAAGATTGGTTGTATACATTATTAAAAAATTTAAAAACTTTTAACACGAAACAAATTAACTTGCAACAACATGAAGGGTTAATTTATCAAATTATGCGTGTTATTAATCAAAGTACTGAATTTATTCATAACCGCATTAGTAATGCCCTTAACGAATATCGCAAATTATATCGACAACATTTTAAAGTTAATTTAAACATGTGGCAAGAAAATTTACGAATTTTTGATTATTGTGAAAAACAACTACAGTCTAATTATGACAAAAAACTTAAAATTTTACGAGAGTCAATCATTAACTATTATTACTTAAATTATTTAAAAGATAAAATTGAAGAAACATTAAAAATTATTAGTTTGTCAGCACGAACATTATAATAAAATGAATTATGTAAAATGAAGTGCAAAAAATCTTTATTAATTAAATAATATAATAAAAATTACAAAAATCAACCATAAATTTAAAAAAATTAAAAATATTTTAATTTTTCTTTTACCACGATGTCGCAAATTCTGTTTTAAAAAACCATAAAAACCTAAACGAATTCATTTATACAATGTTTTAACATAAACCGGAAATTTAACACCAAATTTTAAAAAATAACGATAAATAAATTCTCTCGGAGCATCAGGATATTTATTAAGTCTAATTTTCATAAAATTAATCTGTTCTTCCGTAAACTTACATCTTTTATTATTTTTTTTCTTTTCTCATAATACATTTCATCTGACTTATAAGCACTATATTCTTTAATAGTTTTAAATCTCTTAATTTCTCGTAAAATAGCACTACGATGTCTATTCAAAAATTTAGCAATTACAGAAATATTATGTTCACCATTCTTTTTTAAAAACATTTTTGATAATAATAATTGTTCTAATTTAACTTTATCTATAAAACTCAAATGACTATACATAACACTTATATACCTTTCATTAACTTATAAAATTAATATTTAATACGAATAATTGATATATAATTAATATAAAATAAAATCAGTTATATATAGAAAAATAAAAAGGAGCAATATATATGAAAAAATGACTTAGTATTTTAGGAACAATCGGATTAACAACAACAAGTACAACATCATTAATTAGTTGTCAAAAACCAAATAACAATGAAAACGGGGGGGTAATAATCCACAACAACCAACAAAAGATAGTAATTGAAAATTAATTGGTAATAAAGATGAAAAAGATATTAATAAAAATAATTATTGAGATATCAGTAATAAATGATATTTTACAGAAAGCGAATTAGGATATTTTAATAAATTTTATATAATAATTTGAAAAGATGGTTCAAATTATAAGATTTCAAATTCTCAAGGATTACATGGTACATATACCAATTTAAAAGCAGTTTATCGTTGAGATGGTGCTCGTGAACCACAATTACCAACTATCGACAAAAACACCGGTAAAATTATAAATTGAAAAGAACAAAAAGAAACTGAATAACAGTTCCTTTTTTATATTAATCGCACAAATTTCATAAAAATAATTAATAAAAAGATATTTGTTATTGTACTATACAACGCTGGATTAAATTTTCATACCTCAAATATTTGACTAAAAAACTATATACTGTTTCAAAAACCTTTCCAACACCACTCGCTAACTCATTAACTTGTTTAACACCGGGAATAGTGTTAACAATTCAAATCACCGCATTTTTAATGTGAGTTTCTAAATCTCATCAACCTTTAGGAGTTATATATTGCACTTGTCATCATTGTTTATCGGGTAGCAACCCACCATTATTAATCTCTTGTCAATTATAAATCACAAAATTAAAATCATAATATCGGTACATATCATTCTCTCTTTGTGCTTGTAATTCAAAAACATTATAACCGATTTTTTGTTCTTCAATTTTTTTATATTGCAAACCATATTTATTTTGTAAATTACCGCCAAAAACATAACCCGAATTTAACTTAATATCATAATTATTAGCAACCGAAAAATCATAATTAAAAACACTACCATAATTATTAATCGTATAAAACCGATTTTTAAATGCTGAATATAATTTAATATCTAACTGTTTATATTTATATGAAAAATAAAAATATCGTGGGTAAATTTTAAAACCATTATTTACTAACAAACCATATTTTTTATTATAACCTTGAACATAAGTATTATTTTCTAAATCAAAAATCGTACGTAAATAATTTAGTATAAAATTTCTGTGAAATCATAAACATACTATTTAATAATTTATCAAATTGCAATTTATCGTTAATATTTTCACTCAACAAAATATTATTAAAATTTTGTAATTTCAAAGCAAAAAAGTTAACTAAAACAGTATCATATTGTAAATTATCAATATACCCATTTTCAATAAATGAACTACGATTTTGAAATACCGGCACCAACGCAGTTGCAAAAAACGACTGTAAAAACTTAGATAAATCAAACTGACCGCTAAATTGTTGATAATATTTTAAATCTTTACTATTTAATGATGAATAAATTAAACCATTAAAATTAAAAACTTCACCCATTCCCATTCGCATAAAACTAAAATTAAAGCTTAAATCATCATTATTAACATTATTTAACTCTAAACTACCCGAAATAATTGTATTTGCTTCATCAACAGTCAAAATCATTCGATAAATTGCTTTTTTAATATTTTCAACATCCAATTCATCAACCGTTTCAAAATCAAAAATTATCCGCTTTGTTCCAACCTTATTCGGATTTTCATAATCCCCACTACCACCTTGCTGAGCTCTAATATTTTCCTGCAAAACAGAATATAAAGATAAATCAATAAATTCTTTTACGCGAGTTTGTTGATAACTATTTCAATCAGTAATTTCACCAGTGTTTTTATCAATGGTTGGTAATTGTGGTTCACGAGCACCATCTCAACGATAAACTGCTTTTAAATTGGTATATGTACCATGTAATCCTTGAGAATTTGAAATCTTATAATTTGAACCATCTTTTCAAATTATTATATAAAATTTATTAAAATATCCTAATTCGCTTTCTGTAAAATATCATTTATTACTGATATCTCAATAATTATTTTTATTAATATCTTTTCCATATTTATTACCAATTAATTTTCAATTATCTACATTTAAATTAACTCTTGGATAATGATTTTCTTTATAACGCTCAACATTTTCCACAATTTCTTTCGATACATCAAACAACTGATATTTTACGGCAAAAGCATAAATAAAATCAATTAAATCATTCAAAAAATTCTCTTTTTTAACATCATAAAATTTTTCAACCATATAACGATTTTTTAAACTATGTCATTGTCGATAATAATTCAAAAATATTTCATTAGGTTTATCATAAACAACTCCGGTTGAATAACTATCTTGTAAAAAATCTAAATACCATTTATCATTAAACAATAAATTTTTTGATGTTTTTAAAGTTGGATTAATAAAGTAATTTGTTTCCGACCAATTTTCAAAAAAACTGCTACGTAAAAACATCGTATTAATAAAATCAGTTTCATTAATACCTTCATGAGTACTATAATTTATAAAATTTCTCTTGTTTAAGCGTATAATGCTCCTCATTTAAGGGTCTAAACGCCGTTAAAGTAATAAATGGGATAACCAAACCCAAAAAAGTTAAAATAAATATGGCAAATAAATATGATAACTTACGCATTATTCTTTACCACCTTTCTTATTTTTAAAATTAATTATAAATAAAATACATCAAACTAATTCAAATCAAAAAAAATAAAAACAAATTTGCAAATAACATATCAAATAAAATGCCAAATTCATTAATTAATCTATCTCATTTATCGTAAATTGACCCAATAAATAAAGAAAAACCAAAACCAACAACTAAAATATATACTAATATTTCTCATCATTTTTCTTTTAAAAACTTTAAAATTTTAATTTTCATAAACTTAACTCCTAACTATACAATGTTTTTGAAACAATAAACCCAACAATATATAAACTTGATATCGTTAACATTAACAGATGACTAAACAAAACTGCCATTCTACCAAATAATCAAATCAATCAAGTATCAGAATTATATAAATCCATAATAATATTTTTTGCTGATGTAAATTGATTAATAATAACAGTAATAAAACCAGTTCCAAATATGGCAATCGCCGCAAACAATAAAACTAATTTAATCATTACTTTTTATCTCCTTTAAATTTAGTACTTCTAATATTTTTTGCTTGATATCTAATACTTTGTCGTTTAAGTTCTTTTTTAACTTGCTGCTTATTACTATTTTGATAAACATTTTTACCAACATTAATACCTTTTCGTACAGTTGGCGAATATACTTGCGAAACACCATTATTAACTGTCGAACCTAAATTATTATATTGTGTTGATGTGCCGTGAATTGCATAAATAGATAACTTAATAACCATAAAAAAGACTAAAAAATAAGCAATCGATGTATTTGTCATCGGTAACTTTGTATTTCAAATTACATCAAAAATAAACAAAAATATATCAAAAACAAAACTAAAAATCTTATCTCAATTACTATTATTATTTTCAACTAATAAATTAATCATCTTTACCATTTCCTTTCTCTTTTTTAGGTTTTAAATTCTTTTTCAAAATATCAATATCAAACAATTCTAATCGTTCTTTAACACTTAACTTTGTAATTTCTGACCAATAATATTCTTTTTTATCAACAACTTCGTCATTCTTTAAATCACGCACAAACTTTAACCATTGACTATCATACTTATTAGCGAATTCAAGGGAAATAATTATTTTAAAAAACCGAATTCCTAACCCAACATCTGACTTATGTTTTGCTCTTTTACCTTCTGCTGTTCGTTCTACTGATTTTGTTTTTCAAATTTCATAATCCGTTATATCTTGGAAAATCCCAATTCGCATAATAAAGAAACGATTAAAAAAATTAAATCCTTTTTTAGCAACGGGTTTTTTCAATGAAATTGGAATAATAATCCCACTTGCTAACTGGCGAATATTGTTTCAAATCATACCCTCACGCTGAGCAGTAAACAACGCACGATTACCAAAATGTCTCGCTAAAACAATTCACGGTATTTTACCACTATGAACTTTTTTCTCATCATGAGGACTAGTTCCATCAATATACAAATAACTTTCATAAAATAAAATAACACTATCATCTGGGGGGGCGGTTTTGTTCTATCGGTAAAATCTAAATTTTTAAATGTTAAAATTTTAACTTTATCATCTTCTAACGGATAATTACTATAAATTTCATCTGTCAATAATTTCATAGTTTGCGACAAATAAGTTAAAAGTAATGTTTTACCAGTTTCTAACTTACCAATAATTACCGATAACGGATTATCTCAAACAAAATTTACTAACCGAAAAGCGTTTAACTGATAAAAAATATTTTTTCACAATCATCACACAAAATAAATACACTGCAAAACAAATAATATTCAAAATACTAAACCAACACAATACAAAGAAATTATCCAAAGTAATAAATCAATTAAACTAAACAAAAGCATTGAACCACAAATATAACAATAGTTTTTAAAGAAAAATATAAATTTTTTCATTATTTAAAATACCCAACTATTTTAAAAACCATCCACAAGAAAAACCAAGTTAAAAACAAAATCACAATTCAAACACCAACCATCAAAGTTAAATATTTATTTTGCGTTAAATTCCACATTTTAATACTTTCAACATTCGTTTTATCTATAAACAAAAATATATAAATAAAAAACTCTTTTAATTTAATTCAATCATTTTGCATTTTTAAAAACTCCACATTTTTTGAATAAGTTTAAAAAACATTCCAAAAAATAAAACAACAAATAACACAAAGGATATAACATATAAAAACTCAGGGGCATTTGCACCAATAATATAACTAACAAATTGAACTCAATAATCATATAAACTCATTTAATTTAAACTTTCTAAATCATTAATTAATTCTTGTACTTTTTCAACACTTCAATTTGTTAAATTATTATTATTATTATTATTATTTGCTTTTACTTTTTTAGGTTCACTTGAAAATAACGCTTCTTTCATTTTAGTAAAGTAATTTTGTTTATATTGATTATATAAATTGATTAATTCTGTTCCAGTTAAATATTTCCAAATATGACGTTTTAAATTTTCATCATATTTTACAATAGGATAAGAATTATCATAAATTAAACCGATTGCTACTTGTTCCGAATGTTTTTC encodes the following:
- a CDS encoding Vmc-like lipoprotein signal peptide domain-containing protein — translated: MKKLMMILASLTFTSASITSVVSCTNVADIAKKTNYHVIPNVASIKAAIQKLNYNPDNFAVDLDPGMKTATIRSMPYVSNQPFLAKKN
- the lepA gene encoding translation elongation factor 4; translated protein: MEKKLIRNFSIIAHIDHGKSTLADRILELTGTVEKREMQEQLLDSMDLERERGITIKLNSVQLKYRAQDQQEYIFHLIDTPGHVDFTYEVSRSLAACEGAILVVDAAQGIEAQTLANVYLAIDNNLAIIPVINKIDLPSADPDRVKEEIENLIGIPTTNAPLISAKTGLNIEQVLEAIVKDIPAPLDGDDNNPLQALIFDSYYDKYRGVMVSIRVNQGIVRVGEKIKLMNTGAVYEVTELGVKTPKEVKKNQLGAGEVGWLAASIKMVRDVRVGDTITTVANPAQQPLPGYKKMNPMVFCGLYPIDSAKYKDLKEALEKIQLSDASLVYEPETSQALGFGFRCGFLGLLHMDVIQERLEREYNLELIATAPSVIYHVYLTNKEMISIDNPSELPAVQKIDRIEEPFVKATIMTPKQYIGSLMELCQNKRGTYVNLEYIDDTRRILTYEMPLNEIVFVFFDRLKSISKGYASLDYDFIGYRPNKLVKMDILLNNEIIDALSIIVHRDFAYGRGKALCAKLKEIILRQNFEVPIQAAINHKVIAREDIKAMRKNVLAKCYGGDITRKKKLLEKQKEGKKRMKAIGSVEVPQEAFMAVLKLDD
- a CDS encoding lipoprotein — encoded protein: MKKWLSILGTIGLTTTSTTSLISCQKPNNNENGGVIIHNNQQKIVIEN
- a CDS encoding DUF2649 family protein; protein product: MQNDWIKLKEFFIYIFLFIDKTNVESIKMWNLTQNKYLTLMVGVWIVILFLTWFFLWMVFKIVGYFK
- a CDS encoding DUF3627 domain-containing protein — encoded protein: MIKLSNFIKKNQNVENYFISKGFIPFTTDKASFINLPNHNRHIGFWLSNKFIYPSEKHSEQVAIGLIYDNSYPIVKYDENLKRHIWKYLTGTELINLYNQYKQNYFTKMKEALFSSEPKKVKANNNNNNNNLTNWSVEKVQELINDLESLN